One stretch of Pseudomonas sp. NC02 DNA includes these proteins:
- a CDS encoding TlpA disulfide reductase family protein, with translation MLTLTIGTFAIALNHLLLITALILATLVGWRVAKRGGENPESVLFTLFLLGMLAARVSFVLMYWSYYQNDPLQIVDLRDGGFLAWPGVIVLIIGALIYGWRRPLLRKPLSAGVITGLAFWALTSLSLTLYEKGTHLPDIALRNANGETVQLADYKGGPLVINLWATWCPPCRREMPVLESAQRLRPDVTFLFVNQAESMQSVATYLATQGLNLDNVLFDASGRLGQAVGSMALPTTLFYQPDGRLINSHLGELSQASLARAMERFEPTPAKPALPATTRNSPCSASATC, from the coding sequence ATGCTGACACTGACCATCGGCACCTTCGCCATCGCCCTGAATCACTTGCTGCTGATCACGGCGTTGATCCTCGCCACCCTGGTGGGCTGGCGGGTGGCCAAGCGCGGCGGCGAGAACCCCGAGTCGGTGCTGTTCACCCTGTTTCTGCTGGGTATGCTCGCCGCACGCGTCAGCTTCGTATTGATGTACTGGTCGTACTACCAGAATGACCCGCTGCAAATCGTCGACCTGCGCGACGGCGGTTTTCTCGCCTGGCCCGGCGTGATCGTGCTGATCATCGGCGCGCTGATCTACGGCTGGCGCCGCCCGCTGCTGCGCAAGCCACTGAGCGCCGGCGTGATCACCGGCCTGGCGTTCTGGGCCCTGACCAGCCTGTCCCTGACCCTCTACGAAAAAGGCACGCACCTGCCGGACATTGCCCTGCGCAACGCCAATGGCGAAACCGTGCAACTGGCCGACTACAAGGGCGGCCCGCTGGTGATCAACCTGTGGGCCACCTGGTGCCCGCCGTGCCGGCGCGAAATGCCGGTACTGGAAAGTGCCCAGCGCCTGCGCCCGGACGTGACCTTCCTGTTCGTCAACCAGGCCGAAAGCATGCAAAGCGTCGCCACCTACCTGGCGACCCAGGGCCTGAACCTGGACAACGTGCTGTTCGACGCCAGCGGCCGCCTCGGCCAGGCCGTCGGCTCCATGGCCTTGCCCACCACCCTCTTCTACCAACCTGATGGTCGCCTGATCAACAGCCACCTGGGCGAACTCTCACAGGCCAGCCTGGCCCGCGCCATGGAGCGCTTCGAGCCGACCCCCGCCAAACCGGCCTTGCCGGCCACCACAAGGAATTCGCCATGCTCCGCCTCCGCCACCTGCTGA
- the dsbG gene encoding thiol:disulfide interchange protein DsbG produces the protein MLRLRHLLTLLPLTLAASLVHAEDWPAPIKNIEAKGAKIIGKFDAPSGLTGYAAQYQNRGMALYLTADGKSVIAGNLYDADGNDLSTAPLEKLVYAPMAKEVWAKMEHSNWIQDGNKDAPRIVYLFSDPNCPYCNMFWEQARPWVKSGKVQLRHIMVGIIREDSPGKSAALFAAKDPQQALEAHESAGKGSKLQALEKIPADIQAKLDSNMKLMDELELSATPAIFYLDDKGGLQQQQGAPSPDKLVKILGPK, from the coding sequence ATGCTCCGCCTCCGCCACCTGCTGACACTCCTGCCCCTGACCCTGGCCGCCAGCCTGGTCCACGCCGAAGACTGGCCGGCGCCGATCAAGAACATCGAGGCCAAGGGTGCCAAGATCATCGGCAAGTTCGATGCGCCCAGCGGCCTCACAGGTTACGCGGCGCAATACCAGAACCGTGGCATGGCGCTGTACCTGACTGCCGATGGCAAAAGCGTGATTGCCGGCAACCTGTACGACGCCGATGGCAATGACCTGAGCACCGCGCCGCTGGAGAAACTGGTGTATGCGCCGATGGCCAAGGAAGTCTGGGCCAAGATGGAACACAGCAACTGGATCCAGGACGGCAACAAGGACGCGCCGCGCATCGTGTACCTGTTCAGCGACCCGAACTGCCCGTACTGCAATATGTTCTGGGAACAGGCACGGCCGTGGGTGAAGTCGGGCAAGGTACAGTTGCGGCACATCATGGTGGGGATTATCCGTGAAGACAGCCCGGGCAAGTCGGCCGCGCTGTTTGCCGCCAAGGACCCGCAACAGGCCTTGGAAGCCCATGAGTCGGCCGGTAAAGGCAGCAAGTTGCAGGCGCTGGAGAAGATCCCGGCGGATATCCAGGCCAAGCTTGATTCGAATATGAAGCTGATGGACGAACTGGAGTTGTCGGCCACGCCGGCAATTTTCTATCTGGATGACAAGGGCGGGTTGCAGCAACAGCAAGGAGCGCCGTCGCCGGATAAGCTGGTGAAGATTCTCGGTCCGAAATAA
- a CDS encoding response regulator yields MHVLVCEDDELIASGIVAGLSAQGLTVERVGTAAAARAMLKVAEFDVMVLDLGLPDEDGLKLLQQLRSQGLEIPVLILTARDSVTNRVDGLQAGADDYLLKPFDLRELAARLHTLLRRVAGRSVNLIEHGRLTYNPSSRETLLGGESVDLSRREQALLQALLQNRGRVLSSEQLKDSVYGLNDELESNALNVHIHHLRRKLGNGIVETVRGLGYRLGPADGGEDAS; encoded by the coding sequence ATGCACGTACTGGTCTGTGAAGACGACGAGCTGATCGCCAGCGGCATTGTTGCCGGGCTCAGCGCCCAGGGCCTGACGGTCGAGCGCGTCGGCACGGCTGCGGCTGCCCGGGCGATGCTCAAGGTGGCGGAATTCGACGTGATGGTACTCGACCTCGGCCTGCCGGATGAAGACGGCTTGAAGCTGTTGCAGCAACTGCGCAGCCAGGGCCTGGAGATTCCAGTGCTGATCCTGACCGCACGGGATTCGGTGACCAACCGCGTTGACGGCCTGCAGGCCGGTGCCGACGACTACCTGCTCAAACCCTTCGACCTGCGCGAACTCGCCGCACGCCTGCACACCCTGTTGCGCCGGGTGGCTGGGCGCAGCGTCAACCTGATCGAGCACGGGCGCCTGACCTACAACCCCAGCAGCCGCGAAACGTTGCTGGGCGGTGAGTCGGTGGACCTGTCCCGCCGCGAGCAGGCGCTGTTGCAGGCCCTGTTGCAGAACCGCGGCCGGGTGCTCTCCAGCGAGCAGCTCAAGGACAGCGTCTACGGCCTGAACGACGAACTGGAAAGCAACGCCCTCAACGTGCACATCCACCACCTGCGGCGCAAACTCGGCAACGGCATCGTCGAAACCGTGCGCGGCCTGGGCTATCGCCTGGGCCCGGCTGACGGTGGAGAGGACGCTTCGTGA
- the dsbD gene encoding protein-disulfide reductase DsbD, protein MRHLFIFLLVLFAGFTQAAPGNNPFETKPDFLPVGKAFTFTSERLASGETQLYWQIADGYYLYQQRMKFDGLAEKPTLPQGEAHSDEFFGEQQVYRQGLEVKIPAGATGQVKLGWQGCADAGLCYPPQSITVDLGGNPAVAATGQAQDQSLASGLQQRSLGWSLLVFFGLGLLLAFAPCSLPMLPILAGLVVGSGASPRRGFALAASYVVCMALVYAALGVLAALLGSNLAALLQTPWILGSFAALFVILALPMFGFFELQLPAFLRDRLDNVSRNQSGGSLVGAGVLGALSGLLVGPCMTAPLAGALLYIAQSGNALHGGLILFAMGIGIGVPLLLLVTVGNRFLPKPGTWMNILKGIFGFLFLATAVLMIRPVVGETLWLGLWGVLALVMAYCGWRLAHDFGRTAMLFGAGSLVLGLWGSVLVIGAAGGSDDLWQPLKVYSGSRIAGAPTAHEAFMTINDPAVLQSQLDSAKAQGQWVLVDYYADWCVSCKIMEKQVFGKPEVLDALKDVRLLRLDVTADNAASRELLGRYKVPGPPSFVWIGPDGEERRAQRITGEVDAAAFLQRWTQAREAL, encoded by the coding sequence ATGCGGCATCTGTTTATCTTCCTGCTGGTGTTGTTTGCTGGATTCACCCAGGCCGCGCCTGGCAACAATCCATTCGAGACCAAACCCGACTTCCTCCCGGTGGGCAAAGCCTTCACCTTTACCTCCGAGCGTCTGGCCTCCGGCGAAACCCAGTTGTATTGGCAGATTGCCGACGGTTACTACCTGTACCAGCAGCGCATGAAATTCGATGGCCTGGCCGAAAAGCCGACGTTGCCCCAGGGCGAAGCCCACAGCGACGAGTTCTTTGGCGAGCAGCAAGTCTATCGCCAGGGCCTGGAAGTGAAGATTCCCGCTGGCGCCACCGGCCAGGTCAAGCTCGGCTGGCAAGGCTGCGCCGATGCCGGCCTGTGCTACCCGCCGCAATCGATCACCGTGGATCTGGGCGGCAACCCTGCCGTCGCCGCCACCGGCCAGGCCCAGGACCAAAGCCTGGCCAGCGGCCTGCAACAACGCAGCCTGGGCTGGAGCCTGCTGGTGTTCTTCGGCCTGGGCCTGCTGCTGGCCTTCGCCCCGTGTTCCCTGCCGATGTTGCCGATCCTCGCCGGCCTTGTGGTCGGCAGCGGCGCCAGCCCACGGCGCGGCTTTGCCCTGGCCGCCAGCTACGTGGTGTGCATGGCGCTGGTGTATGCCGCGCTCGGTGTATTGGCTGCGCTGCTCGGCAGCAACCTCGCCGCCCTGCTGCAAACCCCGTGGATCCTCGGCAGCTTCGCTGCGTTGTTTGTGATTCTCGCCCTGCCGATGTTCGGCTTCTTTGAACTGCAACTGCCGGCCTTCCTGCGCGATCGCCTGGACAACGTCAGCCGCAACCAAAGCGGCGGCAGCCTGGTAGGCGCCGGCGTGCTCGGCGCCCTGTCCGGCTTGCTGGTGGGCCCGTGCATGACCGCGCCCCTGGCCGGCGCGCTGTTGTACATCGCCCAAAGCGGCAACGCCCTGCACGGCGGCCTGATCCTGTTTGCCATGGGCATCGGCATCGGTGTGCCACTGTTGCTGCTGGTGACCGTGGGCAACCGCTTCCTGCCCAAGCCTGGCACCTGGATGAATATCCTCAAGGGCATCTTCGGTTTCCTGTTCCTCGCCACCGCCGTGCTGATGATTCGCCCGGTGGTCGGTGAAACCCTGTGGCTCGGCTTGTGGGGTGTGCTGGCGCTGGTCATGGCCTACTGCGGCTGGCGCCTGGCCCACGATTTCGGGCGTACCGCCATGCTGTTCGGTGCCGGTTCGCTGGTGCTGGGCCTCTGGGGCAGCGTATTGGTGATCGGCGCGGCCGGCGGCAGCGACGACCTGTGGCAACCGCTGAAGGTCTACAGCGGCTCGCGGATAGCCGGTGCTCCCACCGCCCACGAAGCCTTCATGACCATCAACGACCCGGCCGTACTGCAAAGCCAGCTCGACAGTGCCAAGGCCCAGGGCCAATGGGTACTGGTGGACTACTACGCCGACTGGTGCGTGTCGTGCAAGATCATGGAAAAACAGGTGTTCGGCAAACCCGAGGTACTGGACGCCCTCAAAGACGTGCGCCTGCTGCGCCTCGACGTCACCGCCGACAACGCCGCCAGCCGCGAGCTGCTGGGCCGCTACAAGGTCCCCGGCCCGCCGAGCTTCGTCTGGATCGGCCCCGACGGTGAAGAGCGCCGCGCCCAGCGCATCACCGGCGAAGTCGACGCCGCCGCCTTCCTGCAACGCTGGACCCAAGCCCGGGAAGCCCTCTGA